In Micrococcales bacterium, the following proteins share a genomic window:
- a CDS encoding RNA degradosome polyphosphate kinase: protein MTAAASESAVVAQDLPENRFIDRELSWLAFNQRVLELAENPDLPLLERAKFLAIFASNLDEFFMVRVAGLKRRIAAGIAVKAASGLLPREVHDAVLMHAHDLMRRQSVCWSQHVRPGLVDEGIILTRWSELSDDERQHLANLFRDKIYPVLTPLAVDPAHPFPYISGLSLNLAVVVRNPGTGTELFARVKVPPSLDRFLTLGDSRFVPLEDVIAEHLDLLFPGMNIIEHHLFRVTRNEDLEVEEDDAENLLKALERELSKRRFGPPVRLEVEQTFAPHVLDLLVRELGVAENEVFMLPGPLDLRGLWAFVALNREDLSDRAFLPKTNRSLAENKESASAPNVLEAMRRGDVLLHHPYDSFSTSVQRFLEQAAADPKVLAIKQTLYRTSGDSPIIDALIDAAESGKQVLALVEIKARFDESANIKWARKLERAGVHVVYGLVGLKTHCKLSMVVRDDGDRLRRYCHLGTGNYHPKTARLYEDFGLLTTDDQVGQDVANLFNQLSGYSMNTEYHRLLVAPHSIRSGLLERIEREVANHAAGLPARIRFKCNSIVDEKVIDALYRASGAGVPVDVLVRGICAIRPQVPGMSENLRVRSILGRFLEHSRAYEFRNGGDPEVWIGSADLMHRNLDRRVETLVSLQAPDQITYVGEILDKAFDPGTSAWDLGPDGQWMHNTAPDGGSLEDFQAYMIRRKHLRGG from the coding sequence ATGACCGCTGCCGCATCCGAATCCGCCGTTGTGGCCCAGGACCTGCCCGAGAACCGGTTCATCGACCGGGAACTGAGTTGGCTGGCCTTCAACCAGCGGGTCCTCGAGCTCGCTGAGAACCCGGATCTCCCCCTGCTGGAGCGTGCCAAGTTCCTGGCCATCTTCGCCTCGAACCTCGACGAGTTCTTCATGGTCCGGGTCGCCGGGCTCAAACGCCGGATCGCTGCGGGCATCGCCGTCAAGGCCGCCAGCGGCCTGTTGCCACGCGAGGTCCACGACGCCGTGCTCATGCACGCCCACGACCTGATGCGCCGGCAGTCGGTGTGCTGGAGCCAGCACGTGCGCCCAGGACTGGTGGACGAGGGCATCATCTTGACCCGCTGGTCCGAACTCAGTGATGACGAGCGACAGCATCTGGCCAACTTGTTCCGGGACAAGATCTACCCGGTTCTCACGCCACTGGCTGTGGACCCGGCCCACCCCTTCCCGTACATCTCGGGGCTGTCGCTGAACCTCGCGGTGGTCGTGCGCAACCCCGGTACCGGCACCGAGCTGTTCGCGCGGGTGAAGGTACCCCCCAGCCTCGACCGGTTCCTGACCCTCGGTGACTCCCGGTTCGTCCCCCTCGAGGATGTCATCGCCGAGCACCTCGACCTGTTGTTCCCCGGGATGAACATCATCGAGCACCACCTGTTCCGGGTCACTCGCAATGAGGACCTCGAGGTGGAGGAGGACGACGCCGAGAACCTCCTGAAGGCACTGGAACGCGAGCTCAGCAAACGCCGCTTCGGTCCGCCCGTGCGCCTGGAGGTCGAGCAGACGTTCGCGCCGCACGTCCTGGACCTGCTGGTGCGCGAGCTCGGCGTCGCGGAGAACGAGGTCTTCATGCTCCCTGGCCCGCTGGACCTGCGCGGTCTGTGGGCGTTCGTGGCGCTGAACCGGGAGGACCTGTCGGACCGGGCGTTCCTGCCCAAGACCAACCGCAGCCTCGCGGAGAACAAGGAGAGCGCCAGCGCGCCCAACGTGCTGGAGGCGATGCGGCGCGGGGATGTGCTGCTGCACCACCCCTACGACTCGTTCTCCACCAGTGTGCAGCGCTTCCTGGAGCAGGCCGCTGCCGATCCCAAGGTGCTCGCCATCAAGCAGACGCTCTACCGCACCTCCGGTGATTCGCCGATCATCGATGCGCTTATCGACGCTGCGGAGTCCGGCAAGCAGGTGCTGGCGCTGGTGGAGATCAAGGCCCGCTTCGACGAGAGCGCCAATATCAAGTGGGCCCGCAAGCTCGAGCGCGCCGGGGTGCACGTGGTCTACGGCCTGGTGGGGCTGAAGACGCACTGCAAGTTGTCCATGGTGGTGCGCGACGACGGTGACCGGCTGCGGCGGTACTGCCACCTCGGCACTGGCAACTACCACCCGAAGACCGCGCGGCTCTACGAGGACTTCGGGCTGCTGACCACCGACGACCAGGTCGGCCAGGACGTGGCGAACCTGTTCAACCAGTTGTCCGGGTACTCGATGAACACCGAGTACCATCGGCTGCTCGTCGCCCCGCACTCGATCCGCTCCGGACTCCTCGAGCGCATCGAGCGGGAGGTGGCCAACCATGCTGCGGGACTCCCCGCTCGCATCCGGTTCAAGTGCAACTCCATCGTCGACGAGAAGGTCATCGACGCGCTGTACCGCGCCTCCGGGGCCGGGGTGCCGGTCGACGTTCTCGTCCGCGGTATCTGTGCCATCCGCCCCCAGGTTCCCGGCATGAGCGAGAACCTGCGGGTGCGCAGCATCCTCGGGCGTTTCCTCGAGCACTCGCGGGCCTATGAGTTCCGCAACGGCGGCGACCCCGAGGTGTGGATCGGGTCTGCGGATCTCATGCACCGCAACCTCGACCGCCGGGTCGAGACCCTGGTCTCATTGCAGGCTCCTGACCAGATCACGTACGTGGGGGAAATTCTGGACAAGGCCTTCGACCCGGGGACCTCGGCGTGGGATCTTGGGCCTGACGGACAATGGATGCACAACACGGCGCCGGATGGCGGGTCGCTGGAGGATTTCCAGGCCTACATGATCCGGCGCAAGCATCTGCGCGGAGGGTGA
- the mshD gene encoding mycothiol synthase, whose amino-acid sequence MNCAIRWSSRVSAKDIEEVDAILDRALATDGVSALSEHTYLHLRSGGGQRDRHGLARSQGDIVGYAYVSGDEQPVAEFLVDPAARGQGLGRQLLAEVLAQAGPGVRIWAHGELAAAAALAREAGMVAVRGLCRYTRPLHDVPDVSPPAGITVRAFRAGDEADWLSLNAQAFADLPDQGSWTAADLAQRLAQPWFDPRGFLLAFDDEGLAGFHWTKVHGGEGHAHERTGEVYVLAVADRARGTGLGRALTAAGLHHLQGLGLRTVMLYVDVDNHAAVAMYERLGFTRADCDVQYAFGSH is encoded by the coding sequence GTGAACTGTGCCATCCGGTGGTCCTCCCGGGTGTCAGCGAAGGACATCGAGGAGGTCGACGCGATCCTGGACCGGGCGCTCGCCACCGACGGGGTGTCCGCGCTGTCGGAGCACACCTACCTCCACCTGCGTTCCGGCGGCGGCCAGCGGGACCGGCACGGGCTCGCACGCTCCCAGGGCGACATCGTCGGGTATGCCTACGTGTCCGGCGACGAGCAGCCCGTGGCGGAGTTCCTCGTGGATCCCGCTGCTCGCGGCCAGGGTCTCGGCAGGCAGCTGCTCGCCGAGGTACTCGCGCAAGCCGGGCCCGGGGTCCGGATCTGGGCGCACGGGGAACTGGCCGCCGCGGCCGCCCTGGCACGGGAGGCGGGGATGGTCGCGGTGCGTGGCTTGTGCCGGTACACCCGCCCGTTGCACGACGTGCCTGACGTGTCCCCACCGGCGGGGATCACGGTGCGAGCATTCCGCGCCGGCGACGAGGCCGACTGGTTGAGCCTGAATGCACAGGCCTTCGCCGACCTCCCCGACCAGGGTTCATGGACCGCCGCCGATCTGGCACAACGCCTGGCCCAGCCCTGGTTCGACCCCCGGGGTTTCCTGCTGGCATTCGACGACGAGGGACTGGCCGGCTTCCACTGGACCAAGGTGCACGGCGGCGAGGGTCACGCGCACGAGCGCACCGGAGAGGTGTATGTGCTGGCCGTGGCGGATCGCGCTCGGGGCACCGGCCTGGGCCGCGCGCTGACCGCGGCGGGACTGCACCATCTGCAGGGTCTGGGTCTGCGCACGGTGATGCTCTACGTGGACGTCGACAATCATGCCGCGGTGGCGATGTACGAGCGCCTCGGCTTCACCCGCGCGGACTGCGACGTTCAGTACGCGTTCGGCTCTCACTGA
- a CDS encoding response regulator transcription factor: MSSVLLMTDAVEPSDHVLPALGLLAHQIRILPADAGALLNAPAADLLLVDGRRDLPGVRSLCRVIRATGSDLPVLLIVTEGGLAAVSADWGVDDIVLDTAGPGEVEARFRLAVGRQAQTDQETGPEIQHGELLINESSYTATVRGRLLDLTYKEFELLKYLSQHPGRVFTRQQLLQEVWGYDYFGGTRTVDVHVRRLRAKLGPEYEGLIGTVRNVGYRLVPPRADREPEFSE, encoded by the coding sequence GTGAGCAGTGTCCTGCTGATGACCGACGCGGTCGAGCCCAGCGATCACGTGCTGCCCGCGCTCGGTCTGCTGGCCCATCAGATCCGGATTCTGCCCGCCGACGCCGGGGCCCTGCTGAACGCCCCAGCGGCCGATCTGCTGCTCGTCGACGGTCGCCGGGACCTACCCGGGGTCCGCAGCCTGTGCCGTGTCATCCGCGCCACGGGATCGGACCTGCCGGTACTACTCATCGTCACCGAAGGCGGCCTCGCAGCGGTGTCCGCAGACTGGGGCGTGGACGACATCGTGCTCGACACGGCGGGTCCGGGTGAGGTTGAAGCCCGTTTCCGGCTGGCGGTGGGCCGGCAGGCCCAGACCGACCAGGAGACCGGCCCGGAGATCCAGCACGGCGAGCTGCTCATCAATGAGAGCAGTTACACGGCGACGGTCCGGGGCCGGCTGCTGGACCTCACCTACAAGGAATTCGAGTTGTTGAAGTACCTGTCCCAGCATCCGGGCCGGGTGTTCACCCGCCAGCAACTGCTGCAGGAGGTCTGGGGATACGACTACTTCGGCGGCACCCGCACCGTCGATGTGCACGTGCGGCGACTGCGGGCCAAGCTCGGCCCGGAGTATGAGGGGCTGATCGGCACGGTGCGCAACGTCGGCTACCGCCTGGTCCCACCACGCGCCGACCGCGAGCCGGAGTTCAGCGAGTGA
- a CDS encoding thioredoxin family protein, whose protein sequence is MSGVWILVAVAVLLAAFGLWRAKVDGRMSQRGESGRLTAERVGADLGERATLVQFTSAFCAPCRATRRILGEVAQMIPGVRHLDLDVEEHLELARELNVSRTPTVLVLDAEGAIVTRAAGQPRKADVIAALGQVIPA, encoded by the coding sequence ATGTCGGGTGTGTGGATTCTGGTCGCGGTGGCGGTGCTGCTCGCCGCCTTCGGCCTATGGCGCGCGAAGGTGGATGGCCGAATGAGTCAGCGAGGTGAGTCCGGTCGGCTGACTGCGGAACGGGTCGGAGCTGACCTGGGGGAACGCGCCACCCTGGTGCAGTTCACGTCGGCCTTCTGTGCCCCGTGCCGGGCCACGCGCAGGATCCTCGGTGAGGTCGCGCAGATGATCCCGGGCGTGCGACACCTCGACCTCGATGTGGAGGAGCACCTGGAGCTGGCCCGGGAGCTGAACGTCTCGCGCACCCCCACTGTGCTGGTGCTCGACGCCGAAGGGGCAATCGTGACCCGGGCCGCCGGGCAGCCCCGCAAAGCCGACGTCATCGCTGCACTCGGCCAGGTCATCCCGGCCTGA
- a CDS encoding DUF4395 domain-containing protein produces the protein MTRTFHRPAYIGPRSCVGIPVVHCQVPYITPIPVSEGLVIDPRGTRFSAAITAIVLAVVLLTYPGPVAAVLLSVQTLVFAFSAILGPNAQPYGWVFRKAVRPRLSAPKHLEDPLPPQFAQAVGLVFALAASISMLLAWQPGVYVFTGFALFAASLNAIFGFCLGCEIYLRIRKLIPSKAMPAPSGERVLNLTDLRTRA, from the coding sequence ATGACCAGGACATTCCACCGACCCGCGTACATTGGACCCAGATCATGCGTGGGAATACCTGTTGTTCACTGCCAGGTTCCTTACATTACCCCGATACCTGTGAGCGAGGGACTCGTGATCGATCCCCGCGGCACCCGGTTCTCCGCCGCCATCACCGCCATCGTCCTGGCCGTCGTCCTGCTCACGTACCCCGGGCCGGTGGCCGCGGTTCTGCTGAGCGTGCAGACGCTTGTGTTCGCGTTCTCGGCCATCCTCGGCCCGAACGCGCAGCCCTACGGCTGGGTGTTCCGCAAGGCGGTCCGCCCGCGCCTGTCCGCCCCCAAGCATCTCGAGGACCCCCTGCCGCCGCAGTTCGCACAGGCGGTGGGCCTCGTCTTCGCCCTGGCGGCGAGCATCAGCATGTTGCTGGCCTGGCAGCCCGGGGTGTACGTCTTCACCGGCTTCGCGCTGTTCGCCGCCTCCCTCAACGCCATCTTCGGCTTCTGCCTCGGCTGCGAGATCTACCTGCGGATCCGCAAGCTCATCCCCAGCAAGGCCATGCCCGCTCCCAGCGGCGAGCGCGTGCTGAACCTGACCGACCTGCGCACCCGGGCCTGA